The sequence below is a genomic window from Paenibacillus silvisoli.
CATCAGCGATGTGGCGAGAACGACCGAAATGCGAGCGGCAAGCTGGTCCTTCGGCAAGCTGGACGAAGGGGGAGGCAGCATGCCGCTGATCTGACCCAGCAGCGCCGGCTCGCGGAGCAGCCGGTGATGGTGCTCGAGCAGCTGCTTCGCCAGCTGGATGCGGTCCGCTGCCGGTGTTTGCATCTGCGTCTGTGGGAGTGGCTGTGGCTGTGGCTTCTTTGCGGCCACGGGCATCCGCTGCTCATGCTCGCTTTCGCTGCTTCCAGTCTCAATCTCGAGTGCAGGTATGCGGTGAAAGAAATCGTCGCCTCGCAGGTCGATGCGGGCGGCTTTGTAATGCAGACCGCCGGGGGAGCGGTAATCCGCCCAAGGCAGCCTCTCGAAGCCGAGCCGGCAGATCGAATCGATCGGCCCGTCAAGCGGAATCGTCGTAAAGACGAGCCGGCCGGACAGCCGCTCGCTGTAAATTTCCCGGACCAGCAGTCCGAGTACGTCCGGATCGTATTCTTGCACGCTGCCGAGCAGCCAGAACATGTATTCATTTTCGTTAGGGCTGCTTTCGAATTCGCAGTTGCTTTGCTCGAAGTAGCTGCTCAGCACGCGGTTGTCGGCGAGGATGTTTCGTACTTCCGCACTCAGCCGGACAAAGGCGTAGAAGCCGACCGGCAATCCGCCGTGCAGCACGACCCGAATCGCGCCGGGATCTTGTTTCCATATGGCGTGTATGTACGCTTGCTGTCCCGTATCGTCCGGCAAAAACGGCGGCATCGTCGTCATCGACCGCTCATAAATGGCAATGACCGCAGGCAGCTCGCTCTCGATCGCTTGCCGGACAACGAAGCCATCGCCGTCGCTGGCAAAATGATTGCTTTGCATGAATGAATCCGAGACCAGATACAGCTTCTGCAGGCGAAGCATCCGCTTCTTTTCCTCCGAATGGACAACCTCCAGCATCCGCCATCTTCGTTCTATTGTCCGCAGCGCGCGCAACTTATAGTGCTGGTGAGTATCCGGGGCGCGCCGGGACAGCTCGTCATTCATCCACCTTCGGACACCGTCGAGGATGCTGTAACCGCCGGGGCCGAAAGGCATCACATAAGGCAGGCTGCAAAACTCGCTCATTTCGCTGCGCATAATGGTCTCGCCCAGCATCTCTTCCAGCAGATCCTGATCGAACCACCAAATCATCGAGGCGGCGGACAACAGCCGTTTATACATCGCGGGCTGCTGGCCGTCCTGGAAGAGAGCTCGGTCCATCATGGCGATTATGGTCGTCGTCTGCGTACCGGCGAGAAACGATTGGGCGCCATGCTGCAGGATCGATTCGCAAGCCAGCGACAGCGCAAGCGGAATGCCGCCCGAGAACAGCTTTACCGATTCGCGCAGCGAAGGGTCGTCAATGCCGATAATGGCGGTATAGCGGTCGGTTTCGCATTTGCTGAGAGGGGAGAGTCTGACGTTGCGGATCATGCCGATCCATCCCGCGGCGGATATCCATTCTTCATTTAACGGGAACCGGCCGGCGGTGAACACTTTAATACGGGTAATCAGTTGAGGGAGCCAATGGTCTCGCAGCCAATTCGCGATGGGGCTTCCGCGTTCAATGCCATCGAGGAGTAGCACCAGTCTGCCCTGGATGTCCGCCAAACGGTTCATGCGCTCCGCCTCGGCCGTGCCGAACGGGGCTAGGAGATCCACCGGAGCATGAGGGAACGGGTACCGCCGCTCAAGCTCGTCTCGTAAGGCGTCAGCGAAACGAGCGGGATGCTCGAATGTACGCACATCCACATAGATGACGATTTCTTCCTTTTGAAGCATTCGCTCGAACGCGCGGAGCAGCGCGCTTTTGCCGATCCCGCCAGGCCCGTGAAAATGGTGCAGGCGCCAAGCCGCCTCGCCGTTCCCCAGCTCTTGGGTCATGAGGGCAATCTCTCTCTCCCGCCCTACAAATCGTTTTTGCTGTAAATCGTTGAGCAGCTGGCGAACGCTCTTCAATACCCATCGCTCCTAAGCCAATAATGGTGGCAGGCCGCTGAATCTAGCAGGGTCTATTCCATATTATACAGGAGAATCGTTGGATATGTTGGAATTTTTTAGGCGATTATAGGCGTAAAAAATCCCCCATCCGAGGTCGCGGAAATCGCTTGTCGAATTGGGGGAGGGGTATTACCGCAGCACTATACTTTATATTTCATGACCAAATCTTGCAGCTCTTCGGCCATCTTGGACAGATAAGTAGCGGATGCCGCGATCTCTTGCATGGAAGCCAGCTGCTCTTCCGAAGCGGCGGACACGTTTTGCGTTTCCGCTGCCGCGGTCTCTGCGGCATTGGCAACGGCATCGATCGTTTGCACGATTTGCGATGCGCCTTCGGACATGTCTTGGGACGCCTCGGACACCTCCGTAATTTGCGTGGCTACTTGGGCGATGGCACCTTGAATGCCCTCGAACGTTTGGCCTGCCGTCGTCACGACCTCGATGCCTTCCTCGACTTCGGTGTTCACCCGGTTCATCGTGCGGATCGTCTCGTTCATCTCTTCTTGGATGGTGCCGACCAGCTCGGCAATTTGCGCCGCTGCTTCGGTCGACTGCTCCGACAGCTTGCGAATCTCGCTGGCGACGACGCCGAATCCGCGTCCGTTCTCGCCCGCGCGCGCCGCCTCAATGGCCGCGTTCAGAGCCAGCAGGTTCGTTTGCGACGAGATGGAGGTGATAACCTCGACGAATTGGCCGATTTGCACGGAGCGTTCGCCAAGCTCTTGAACCGAGCTCGTCAGGCCGCCTACCGTTTCGTTCAGTCCGTTCATCCGATCGACCGCTTGCTGTACGATGACATTGCCTTCGCTAGCCGACTGGTTCGCCTGCTCAGCGATGTGCGTCACATGGCTGGCACTAGCCGCAATTTGCTGCACGCCGCTGGACATGTCGTGAATCGCTTTGGCGCCTTGGTCGACGCTTGCGACCTGCTTGTCCGAGCTGATCGCCATTTCTTGCACCGATTTCGTAATATGCTCGGTCGCCCGGCTTGTCTGCTCGGCGCTTGCCGTCAGCTGCTCGGCCGAAGCGGCAACCTGCTCCGCGTTCAGCTTGACGTGGTGGATCAGCGTGCGCAGATTCGCCGTCATGGCGTTGAAGTTCGCGGAGAGCGTGCCGATCTCATCCTTGGACTTGACTTCGATCTGGCTGCCGGACAAGTCGCCGTCCGCGATTTGGCGGGATGCGTCCGCCAGCGTCTTGATCGGTTTGACGACGCGCGTCAGGACGCCGAACATGATTATGCCTGCCGCAACAAGGAAAATCAGAATGAGTCCGACAACGCTGAGCGTTTCTTTTACGGCTTTCTTATCGGTAACGGCCACGTCGTAGTCCATCCCGTACAGGGCAACGACCTTATCCCCGTCTAGAATCGGGTAGAGGGCGCTTTTCCATGTTCCGGTGGCGTCCGTATACGTGTCCGTAATTTGAATCGTTTTTTTATCGAAGGCCTGCTTGGCGAATTTTTTAAACGTCTCGCTGGCCGGAATTTCGGATCCGTACGACATCGTATCCGAGAGCAAAGAGCTGTTCATCGCAGCCGCATAATACTTGCCGTCCTTGGTGCTGACAAGATAAAGATTGGTAACGCCGGACTTGGACTCGTTGATCAGGTCATCCATTTCGCCGGTCATGGCCATCGCCGTCGGATTGGACTTATCCGGCTTCTGGAGGATATAGCTGACGTCCGATAAACTAACTAGTCTGCCCAGCAGGTAGCTCATCGAGTGGAGCTGCTGCTCCGTGCTTTGCTCGTTGCTGGCTTTGATTTTGGTAAAGACCATGAACATCGTTGAGGCGCCGAACAGTAGTAAAATAATGGAGTTAATCAGCACTAACTTGAAGCGAATGGATCCTCTCATGTCGAATGTTGTCCCCTCTGGCCGAAGTATGATGTGCGGGTTGTGCGATGCGGGATGTGTGCCCGTGCACAGAGTACTATTGTATCATGTTGGATATGACCATGGATGGTACTTTTATCCTAATTTAAGCGTTTTCTTCTTTTAAATTTTGCTAAACTCCGCGCGCTTGGGAATGCGGAAAAGGCCGGAGCCGCATGGGATGCGGCTTTCGGCCTTATTGCTGCCCTGTTGGGGCGGGATAACTGGGGCTTGGGCAGGTGCTGCGCTTTATCTGCGCTTGCGTTTCCGCGGTCCGCCTGGGGTAGGGCCGGACTTCTTGGCCGTGCCCTTGCGCTTCCTTTTGCGGCGTTTAGGTCTATCGTCGTCATCGTCGTCGTCGGCTGCGAGCACGGATGCCCCTTTCTTGCCGCCGAAGGATGTCGCCAGCACCTTGATGAGCGGGGCCATCTGCGTAATGCTGCCGACGACCTTCTGTACCTTACCCATCGTGGTGACGATGCCGTCGATGCCGCCCAGCCGGTCGACGACGCCCTTGAGGTCGTTGAGACTGGTGGCGAGGTTGAAGCCGCCTTTGCTATCCGACTTCGCCGGCTCGATGACGGTCGGGAGATTGCCGTCCGACTCCGGGAGCGGGATGATTTGCTGGCCGGCTGCCGGCTGAATTTGGATGGAAGGCACGCCGGTCGAAAACTCCGACGTAGGGAACGGAACCGGCGTTTTTCCTTCGAGCCCGACGCTTTTGTTCATGCCGATGCTCTTATTGAGTCCGACGCTTTTGTTGACGCCTTGAAACGGATCCGGAATGCCCGGGAACGGGCTTTGATTTTGCGCTTGACGGTAATTTTGCTGCTGCAGGCTTTGACCTTGCCCGCCGTGTTGCGGATTGTGGTTCCCAGGGGACGGATCATAGCGATATTTCACGCAGATCACAACCTTTTTTGGCTTTTTATAGAACAGTTTATGGGATAGGCAAACATACGGATTGGACGAATGCCCGCTTTTCGAAATAAAATTCGAGCGAATGCGGGGGGACATCGGCTGATGGGCGGCGACTCTTCTATTCTGTAAAGCGCCGCAACGGTGATGCTTGAATAATGAGAGAGAAAGGACTACAATTAGTGTACAAGTTCGAGTAGGAGTGAGCGGGAGATGCAACTGAAGAAGCTGAACGACAAGACGTTCGACCAACTGTTCGAAGCGGTTTTGACGCTGAAGAGCGTGGAAGAGTGCTATATATTTTTCGACGATTTGTGTACGGTGAACGAGATTCAATCGTTGTCCCAGCGGCTTGAAGTGGCGCGCATGCTTGGCAAGGGCGCGACATATAATCAGATTGAAGCGGAAACCGGCGCTAGCACGGCGACGATTTCGCGCGTGAAGCGGTGCCTGAACTACGGCAACGACGGGTACAAAATGGCGCTGGAGCGCTTGGGACGCTAACGCCATGAAGCCTGGCGTGTTGGTGATCAGCCACGGCTCGCGCGAGGCGGGCTGGGTGAAGCTTGTGGATGAGGCGGTTGCGGCGGTTGCCGAGTCGGCGGTTTGCCGGCAGGCGGCTGTCGGCAGCGATGTGGACGGCGAGCTTAGCGGCGCGGAAGCAAAGGCGGAGTCCGGCGGTACTGGCGGCGGCGCAGTGTCCGCGATGTACGGCGAAGCCTTCGGCAGCGCAGGCGCAGAAGCAGCGAAGCCGGAAAGCTACAGTGGCAAGGTGCCGGTTGTCTCGGCTTTTCTTGAAATTGTTGAAGGACGTCTGATTCAGGACGGCATAGATCGGCTCGAAGCGGAAGGGGTGACGGAGCTTTACGTCCTTCCGCTTTTTGTGTCGTCCGGGAGCACGCATGTGGACGACATCGCGCAGGCGTTCGGCGTGGCGCCGGTGTCCGAGGCGCGGAGCGGCGAGCTCGCGCCGTTTCGCGTTGGCGCCGGGACGCGCGTTCGGTTCGGCCTGCCGATCGACGATGATGCGGATATTGCGGAGCTGCTGCTCGGCAATATCTTATCGCTGTCGGCGGCGCCCGCGCGGGAGCGGCTGCTGCTCGTCGCGCACGGCTCGCGCGAGCCGGTCTTTCACGGCCGCTGGCGAAGCGGCATGACGCGGCTCGCGGAGCGGGTGCGCGAGCTCGGCGGGTTCGCCGGCGCGGACATCGCGATGCTGCTGCCGAATCAGGCGGCTTGCAGGCTGCGGGCGCTGCAGCGGCGGTATCCGGGAGACACCTTTATCGTGGTGCCGCTGTTTTTGAGCGAGGGCTATTTTACGCGTACCGTTATTCCGGGCCGGCTGGAAGGGCTCGATTACCGGAACAATGGCCGCGCGCTGCTGCCGCATCCGTGCATCGTGCGCTGGATGGAGCGCCAGGTCGGGAGCTGGCTGTCCTCGTTCACGTCGTTGTAGCATTTATGGTTAATTTTGTATAAAGATGGTCCGCCGCGTTTGGGAAGTTCGCCATTTAGGTGTATAGTAGAGAGTAGTAAACACGAGAGAAGATACGGGCAGCGGGTCGGTCGGCTGCCGCGTCTGACGGGTGCGCGGAAGGCGCAGTCCGTGCGCGGCAGGTCAGGGCGACTGTGCCGGAGGTGGTCTAGTTGACGATTAAGAGGGCGAGACTGATTTATAACCCGACGTCGGGGCGCGAAGAGATTAAGCGGCGGCTGCCGGATATCCTGCAGCGGCTGGAGCGCGGCGGCATCGAGACAAGTTGCCACGCGACGTCGAGCGAAGGCGACGCGACGATCGCGGCGGCCGAGGCTGCGGACCGCGGCTTCGATTACATTATCGCGGCCGGCGGCGACGGGACGCTGTATGAAGTGATCAACGGCTTGGCGGAAAAGGAAGTACGGCCGCCGCTCGGCATATTGCCGCTGGGAACGACGAATGATTTTGCTCGGGCGCTCGGCATTCCGAAGCACTGGGAGTACGCGTGCGATCTCATCACCCAGCAGTATACGCGGCCGATCGATTTGGGACGGGCGAACAACCGGTATTTTATCAATATTGCCGGCGGAGGCTCCTTGACGGAGCTGACCTACGAGGTGCCGAGCAAGCTGAAGACGATGATCGGGCAGCTGGCCTATTATATGAAGGGTCTCGAGAAAATGACCCGCCTGCGGCCAACCGAGCTCCGGATCCAAGCCAAGGAAATCGGCGAAATCCATGAGGAGATCATGCTGTTCCTCATCTGCAACAGCAACTCGGTCGGCGGCTTCGAGAAGCTGGCTCCTGAGGCGAGTTTGGGCGATGGGCTGTTCGACGTTGTCGTCTTGAAGAAGTGCAACCTCGGCGAGTTCATCCGCCTGGCGTCGCTGGCGCTGCGCGGGGAGCATTTGAACGATCCGCATGTGGTGCATTTTCAGACGAGCGAGCTCGTGGTGACGACACCGGATTACGTGCAGCTCAACCTGGACGGGGAGTATGGCGGGACGCTGCCGTGCACGTTCACGGTGCTGCCGTCGCATTTGAACATTATCGTGGATGAAGCGGGCAATTCTACTTATAAATAGACGGACTGCTACTGCGGACACAGGACAAAGGAACAAAGCGGTCTGATACGGCAAGACAACTGAGGAAAACGGAGCGGGTTACGAACAATGAGCAGCAAGCTGCAAGTACCGGTAAACAAAAATGAAGAAGTCACCGTCGACATTGTCGGCTTGACGCATGAAGGCGAAGGGGTAGGCCGTGTCGACGGCTTTACCCTTTTTATACAGGGAGCCCTACCCGGCGAGCGCGTCCGCGCGAAGGTGCTGAAGGTGAAGAAGACGTACGGCTACGCGAAGATGCTGGAATTGGTGGTGGGGAGCCCGGACCGCGTGGAGGCGCCGTGCGCGATCTATAAGCAGTGCGGCGGCTGCCAGCTGCAGCACTTGGGCTATGAGGCACAGCTGGCGTGGAAGCGGCAGCATGTGGTCGATAATTTGGAGCGGATCGGGAAGCTGCGAGTTGCGGGGGCGGACGGTGTGGGCGGTGTGCTCGTTCACCCGACGATCGGGATGAACGAGCCTTGGCGCTACCGGAACAAGGCAGCCGTGCCGATGGGCATGGCCGCTGTGGCGACAGGCGGGGACGGCGACGGCTTGGTGTCGGCCGAGCGCCTGATCGGCGGTTTCTATGCGCGCGGCAGCCACCGCATTATTGATATGGACGAGTGCATGATTCAGCACTCTTGGAATGATGAAATCGTGGCTCGCGTGAAAGAGATTGGGCGTGAGTTAGGGATTACGGCCTACAACGAGGAGACTGGCCGGGGCTTGTTGCGTCATGTTATGACGCGCGTCGGTTTTGTGAGCGGTGATGCAATGATTGTGCTTATCACGAATGGGGATCGGATTCCACAGGTGGATCGCTGGGTTGAGCGGATTCGTGAAGCGGCGCCGAATGTGAAGAGTATTGTGCAGAATGTGAACAAGCGTAACACCAACGTCATCTTTGGCGACGAGACCCGTGTGTTGTGGGGCAGCGAGGTCATCTATGATGAGCTTGACGGTATTCGCTTCGCGATTTCGGCGCGTTCGTTCTACCAGGTGAATCCGGTGCAAACGGTGGAGTTGTACCGCAAAGCGGTGGAGTATGCTGCGCTGACGGGGCGTGAACGGGTTATCGACGCCTACTGTGGCATCGGCACGATTTCGCTGTTCTTGGCTCGCCAGGCGGGCCATGTCTACGGTGTCGAGATCGTGCCGGAGGCTATCGAGGACGCCGGGCGCAATGCGGCGCTGAACGGCATCGAGAACGCCTCCTTTGAAGCCGGCCCGGCTGAAGTCGTTATCCCGCGCTGGCGCAAAGAGGGCATCGTCGCGGATGTAATCGTCGTCGATCCGCCGCGCAAAGGCTGCGATGAAGCGCTGCTTGAGACGATCCTAGCGATGCGGCCGGAGCGGGTGGTGTATGTGTCGTGTAATCCTTCGACACTAGCCCGCGATCTGCGTGTGCTTGAGGACGGCGGCTATCGGACGGTTGAGGTGCAGCCGGTGGATATGTTTCCGCATACGGTGCATGTAGAGTCCGTGGTAATGCTTACCCAATATGTAACAACCGAAGTTAAAGTATGAGTAAAGTTATCGAACCCGAGTGATTGGAAATGGCGCTCGGGTTCTTATAATTTTGCTATCCTTGAGATGTTCTGAGAAGCAGAATTGATAGTACCTAAAAGTTTAAGGAGAGCCTTTGCGAACAAACTGATTTTTAGCCACCAAAATGTCCCTACAGGTTTGTTCTATCACTAAATCAAAGTTGGATTTGAGATCATGTTCCCAGACCCTGACTAAAAGCCATTTATTATTAATGTAGTATTGAGTAACTTCCCAATCTCTCTCAATGTTACGATTTATTTTTTTATTCCAGTAATCTGAATTCTTTGAAGGCAACTTAAAGTGGGTTTTACATCCATGCCAGAAACATGAATCAATGAAAATGGCGACTTTGTACTTTTTTATTGCTATATCAGGCTTTCCGTACAATGAAAGAACGTTTTTTCGAAATCTAAAGCCATTTTTCCAAAGGGTCTTTGAGACGGACTGTTCTAATTTAGTATTTTTACCTCTTATTTTCCCCATTGCCTTGCTTCTGAGATCATTAGTAGAAATGCTCTACCACGCTCCTCGGAATAATAATTAAGAACATATGTTCCATATGTATTGATTTTACTTCTATATCGATTCGAAAACAATATTATCCTTTTCATTAGTGGAGTACGTATCTTTCCCTTCAGAAGGACTTTGAGCCTACCTTATCGAAATCTAAGACGGGACAAAACTTATTATTTCGATTTGGAGCGAGACGACTATGACACTTCCAGTAGAACTGGCATCTATATTTCACGCAAAACAAAAATCCTACAAAATGGTCCTGATCCTATCCATTCTGAATGAGTACCAACAGACCAAGCTTCAATTTCTACCGCTCAATGCTGTTGCTGAGCGGTTTTTGTCTTATTTTCGGAATGCCACAAGAGCTGGTGAGACTGTAGACTTACCACCTCAGAAAGTGACTACTAGTTGGGAGGAACTCACGCTAGCTCGGACCAAATCTCTACTGCAAACACCTATCGAGGCGTTGAAGTTTATACTAGATGCAAATGCAGAAACAATAACATTCAAGCCCCACATATGGTCGTTACTACATGAACAACATTTAGACGAGCTCAGAGAATATGCAGAGTCTGAGCTAGCGAAGTATAACGAAGAGCTCGCGATGAATTCATCATTTTCTTTGAAAGCTTCGTTCGACCAAATGCTGAACAATTATTTGGAATACAAGACACAAGGGTTCGGCGGTCATCCTGTGGGCGCCCTAATTAGACAAGAGATTCCTGCATTTCTCCAGTCTCAGGAGTTTATCGGCCAGGACTACAAGGTGCAAGGCTCCATTGGCCAAGGCAACTGGGTCGGAGTTCCGTGGATCGCGATTTTGGATAAACGACTAAACGTATCTATTCAGAGCGGTGAATATATCGTCTACCTATTCTCAGAAGATATGAGTGCGGTATATCTGACTTTTGCTCATGGTGTTACCGAGCCGATAAGAGTCCATAAAAGAAAAGGAGCCTATCCATACTTTAAGCAGAAGTCCGATGAAATGCGGGGTTTCCTGCCTCTCAATAATATGCAAATTGATGAGGAGATTCCCGGTCTAGGTGACGACTACCAGGCTGCGATTATCGCATCGATCCGTTACGATCGTAACCAAATACCGGACGATGAGCAGCTGCTCGAGGATCTTCGAAACGTAGTCGACAATTACAAAATATACGCGGACCAAGTGCTTGAAAAGCAGCACCATGAACAAGTCGAACGGCCTGTATTTACATACACAATCGCTCATCTCTATCTGGGTAATGGAATCACTCGTTATTTAGGCCAGAATCAGAATCGCTATGTCTCCTTAGAAGAGCTCGTCTCAAACCAAGCAGTTATGCTAAAGTCCGGCGATGATGTAAAGAACCCCAAGGAAAGAATCCAGCATATTGGGCGAGCGCTGCAAGAGTTGGGCTTAATAACAATTGAAGATAATGAATATTGCCTAACT
It includes:
- a CDS encoding ATP-binding protein; this encodes MKSVRQLLNDLQQKRFVGREREIALMTQELGNGEAAWRLHHFHGPGGIGKSALLRAFERMLQKEEIVIYVDVRTFEHPARFADALRDELERRYPFPHAPVDLLAPFGTAEAERMNRLADIQGRLVLLLDGIERGSPIANWLRDHWLPQLITRIKVFTAGRFPLNEEWISAAGWIGMIRNVRLSPLSKCETDRYTAIIGIDDPSLRESVKLFSGGIPLALSLACESILQHGAQSFLAGTQTTTIIAMMDRALFQDGQQPAMYKRLLSAASMIWWFDQDLLEEMLGETIMRSEMSEFCSLPYVMPFGPGGYSILDGVRRWMNDELSRRAPDTHQHYKLRALRTIERRWRMLEVVHSEEKKRMLRLQKLYLVSDSFMQSNHFASDGDGFVVRQAIESELPAVIAIYERSMTTMPPFLPDDTGQQAYIHAIWKQDPGAIRVVLHGGLPVGFYAFVRLSAEVRNILADNRVLSSYFEQSNCEFESSPNENEYMFWLLGSVQEYDPDVLGLLVREIYSERLSGRLVFTTIPLDGPIDSICRLGFERLPWADYRSPGGLHYKAARIDLRGDDFFHRIPALEIETGSSESEHEQRMPVAAKKPQPQPLPQTQMQTPAADRIQLAKQLLEHHHRLLREPALLGQISGMLPPPSSSLPKDQLAARISVVLATSLMSLAESKPHEQLQERILRLFYLERIGSHEMVAQRLGMPMTTYYRHLKKGIRQLADLVFDQLST
- a CDS encoding methyl-accepting chemotaxis protein; the protein is MRGSIRFKLVLINSIILLLFGASTMFMVFTKIKASNEQSTEQQLHSMSYLLGRLVSLSDVSYILQKPDKSNPTAMAMTGEMDDLINESKSGVTNLYLVSTKDGKYYAAAMNSSLLSDTMSYGSEIPASETFKKFAKQAFDKKTIQITDTYTDATGTWKSALYPILDGDKVVALYGMDYDVAVTDKKAVKETLSVVGLILIFLVAAGIIMFGVLTRVVKPIKTLADASRQIADGDLSGSQIEVKSKDEIGTLSANFNAMTANLRTLIHHVKLNAEQVAASAEQLTASAEQTSRATEHITKSVQEMAISSDKQVASVDQGAKAIHDMSSGVQQIAASASHVTHIAEQANQSASEGNVIVQQAVDRMNGLNETVGGLTSSVQELGERSVQIGQFVEVITSISSQTNLLALNAAIEAARAGENGRGFGVVASEIRKLSEQSTEAAAQIAELVGTIQEEMNETIRTMNRVNTEVEEGIEVVTTAGQTFEGIQGAIAQVATQITEVSEASQDMSEGASQIVQTIDAVANAAETAAAETQNVSAASEEQLASMQEIAASATYLSKMAEELQDLVMKYKV
- a CDS encoding YerC/YecD family TrpR-related protein; the protein is MQLKKLNDKTFDQLFEAVLTLKSVEECYIFFDDLCTVNEIQSLSQRLEVARMLGKGATYNQIEAETGASTATISRVKRCLNYGNDGYKMALERLGR
- a CDS encoding sirohydrochlorin chelatase; its protein translation is MKPGVLVISHGSREAGWVKLVDEAVAAVAESAVCRQAAVGSDVDGELSGAEAKAESGGTGGGAVSAMYGEAFGSAGAEAAKPESYSGKVPVVSAFLEIVEGRLIQDGIDRLEAEGVTELYVLPLFVSSGSTHVDDIAQAFGVAPVSEARSGELAPFRVGAGTRVRFGLPIDDDADIAELLLGNILSLSAAPARERLLLVAHGSREPVFHGRWRSGMTRLAERVRELGGFAGADIAMLLPNQAACRLRALQRRYPGDTFIVVPLFLSEGYFTRTVIPGRLEGLDYRNNGRALLPHPCIVRWMERQVGSWLSSFTSL
- a CDS encoding diacylglycerol kinase encodes the protein MTIKRARLIYNPTSGREEIKRRLPDILQRLERGGIETSCHATSSEGDATIAAAEAADRGFDYIIAAGGDGTLYEVINGLAEKEVRPPLGILPLGTTNDFARALGIPKHWEYACDLITQQYTRPIDLGRANNRYFINIAGGGSLTELTYEVPSKLKTMIGQLAYYMKGLEKMTRLRPTELRIQAKEIGEIHEEIMLFLICNSNSVGGFEKLAPEASLGDGLFDVVVLKKCNLGEFIRLASLALRGEHLNDPHVVHFQTSELVVTTPDYVQLNLDGEYGGTLPCTFTVLPSHLNIIVDEAGNSTYK
- the rlmD gene encoding 23S rRNA (uracil(1939)-C(5))-methyltransferase RlmD — its product is MSSKLQVPVNKNEEVTVDIVGLTHEGEGVGRVDGFTLFIQGALPGERVRAKVLKVKKTYGYAKMLELVVGSPDRVEAPCAIYKQCGGCQLQHLGYEAQLAWKRQHVVDNLERIGKLRVAGADGVGGVLVHPTIGMNEPWRYRNKAAVPMGMAAVATGGDGDGLVSAERLIGGFYARGSHRIIDMDECMIQHSWNDEIVARVKEIGRELGITAYNEETGRGLLRHVMTRVGFVSGDAMIVLITNGDRIPQVDRWVERIREAAPNVKSIVQNVNKRNTNVIFGDETRVLWGSEVIYDELDGIRFAISARSFYQVNPVQTVELYRKAVEYAALTGRERVIDAYCGIGTISLFLARQAGHVYGVEIVPEAIEDAGRNAALNGIENASFEAGPAEVVIPRWRKEGIVADVIVVDPPRKGCDEALLETILAMRPERVVYVSCNPSTLARDLRVLEDGGYRTVEVQPVDMFPHTVHVESVVMLTQYVTTEVKV
- a CDS encoding very short patch repair endonuclease encodes the protein MSTNDLRSKAMGKIRGKNTKLEQSVSKTLWKNGFRFRKNVLSLYGKPDIAIKKYKVAIFIDSCFWHGCKTHFKLPSKNSDYWNKKINRNIERDWEVTQYYINNKWLLVRVWEHDLKSNFDLVIEQTCRDILVAKNQFVRKGSP